The following are encoded together in the uncultured Fibrobacter sp. genome:
- the folD gene encoding bifunctional methylenetetrahydrofolate dehydrogenase/methenyltetrahydrofolate cyclohydrolase FolD — translation MAALILDGKALAKTTEEELSARVARLKEKTGKTPILATILVGDDPASATYVKMKGNACARVGMESIRVVLPKNTTTEELLNKIQELNENRDVHGILLQHPVPRHIDERAAFEAIDARKDVDGVTCLGFGRMAMGEPAYGCATPAGIMRLLKAYNIPLKGKHAVVVGRSAILGKPMALMLLNADCTVTICHSKTENLPEFVKQADILVGAVGKPEFIKKEWIKQGAVVVDAGYHPGGVGDIEKGLDDVASAYTPVPGGVGPMTINTLIYQSVESGEKYLG, via the coding sequence ATGGCAGCACTCATCCTCGACGGCAAGGCCCTTGCCAAGACCACTGAAGAAGAACTCAGCGCCCGCGTGGCGCGTCTCAAGGAAAAGACGGGCAAGACCCCGATCCTTGCGACTATCCTCGTTGGCGACGATCCGGCATCGGCCACTTACGTGAAGATGAAGGGCAACGCCTGCGCCCGCGTGGGTATGGAAAGCATCCGCGTGGTGCTCCCGAAGAACACCACCACCGAAGAACTCCTCAACAAAATTCAGGAATTGAACGAGAACCGCGACGTGCACGGCATTCTGCTGCAGCACCCGGTTCCGCGCCACATTGACGAACGCGCCGCTTTCGAAGCCATTGACGCTCGCAAGGACGTGGACGGCGTGACCTGCCTCGGTTTTGGCCGCATGGCGATGGGCGAACCCGCTTACGGTTGCGCAACGCCCGCAGGCATTATGCGTTTGTTGAAGGCTTACAACATTCCGCTCAAGGGTAAGCACGCCGTGGTTGTAGGCCGCAGCGCTATTCTTGGCAAGCCCATGGCTCTCATGCTCTTGAATGCAGACTGCACCGTGACCATTTGCCACAGCAAGACCGAAAACCTGCCCGAATTCGTGAAGCAGGCCGATATCTTGGTCGGTGCGGTCGGCAAGCCGGAATTCATCAAGAAGGAATGGATCAAGCAGGGCGCTGTCGTGGTCGATGCCGGTTACCATCCGGGTGGCGTTGGCGATATCGAAAAGGGTCTTGACGACGTGGCTTCCGCCTACACTCCGGTTCCGGGCGGCGTAGGCCCCATGACCATCAACACGCTCATTTACCAGAGCGTGGAATCCGGCGAGAAATACTTAGGATAA
- a CDS encoding FKBP-type peptidyl-prolyl cis-trans isomerase has protein sequence MKINHVFSASLALCSVLVACGGGQKPAVDPEAQTDSAANTKSALPDLNNPTDRYSYALGMDLGKAIANVNVPLNMDVLMGAIKDQVDSTRPVQMADSTAESALQDLLLQMQKKKESDEKAQAQKLLDEQTKFLAENAKDTTVKKTPKGVQYKVIKAGAGISPKMSDKVQVHYIGALLDGTEFDNSVKRGEPLEFPVSAVIEGWQDLLQVMKEGDKVKAWIPSALAYGEAGVPPMIPANAMLVFEVELLKVYAEVPAIDSTAVPVAPAAEPAKAEAKPAEKKAEAKPAAEKKPEAKPAEKKAEAKPAEAAKPAAKK, from the coding sequence ATGAAGATTAATCATGTTTTTTCGGCTTCTTTGGCACTCTGTTCGGTGCTGGTTGCTTGCGGTGGCGGTCAAAAACCCGCTGTGGATCCCGAGGCTCAGACTGATTCTGCTGCCAATACCAAGTCTGCATTGCCGGATTTGAATAACCCTACCGACCGTTACAGCTATGCGCTGGGTATGGACTTGGGCAAGGCGATTGCGAACGTGAACGTGCCGCTGAACATGGACGTGCTCATGGGCGCTATCAAGGACCAGGTAGATTCTACCCGCCCGGTGCAGATGGCCGATTCTACCGCGGAATCCGCCTTGCAGGATTTGCTTTTGCAGATGCAGAAGAAGAAGGAATCCGACGAAAAGGCCCAGGCCCAGAAGCTGTTGGATGAACAGACGAAGTTCCTTGCCGAAAATGCCAAGGATACGACTGTCAAGAAGACTCCGAAGGGCGTGCAGTACAAGGTGATTAAGGCCGGTGCTGGCATTAGCCCCAAGATGAGCGACAAGGTGCAGGTGCACTATATTGGAGCGCTCCTCGACGGTACGGAATTCGACAATAGCGTCAAGCGCGGTGAACCGCTGGAATTCCCGGTGAGTGCCGTGATTGAAGGCTGGCAGGACTTGCTGCAGGTCATGAAGGAAGGCGACAAGGTGAAGGCCTGGATTCCGAGTGCCCTTGCCTATGGCGAAGCGGGCGTGCCTCCGATGATTCCGGCGAATGCGATGCTTGTGTTCGAGGTGGAACTCTTGAAGGTTTATGCCGAAGTGCCCGCTATCGACAGCACAGCCGTGCCTGTGGCACCTGCTGCAGAGCCTGCGAAGGCTGAAGCCAAGCCGGCGGAAAAGAAGGCCGAGGCTAAGCCCGCTGCTGAAAAGAAGCCGGAAGCCAAGCCTGCAGAGAAAAAGGCAGAAGCAAAGCCTGCCGAAGCTGCAAAACCCGCTGCCAAAAAGTAA
- a CDS encoding MBL fold metallo-hydrolase, which produces MVTAIFFSVFFLICNVGALFLGQPSFGKIPHGARLERIKQSPHYDGKQFVNEEETLFMTGNKSTLAVWREFMFNTKQQTVPDTALPAIKTDLKKLPGDKDWVVWFGHSSYLLNLSGKKILVDPVFYKGSPVSFANKMFKGTDIYKPADMPDIDYLVITHDHWDHLDYETVVELEPRVKKVVTALGVGSHLEYWHYPVEKLLEFDWWESMDLGDGNRVTATPARHFSGRDLNKNKTFWASFIYESPKRTVWIGGDGGYGKHFKQIGEKFQNIDLGIMENGQYNPDWAQIHTMPEYLGKEMTELGAKRYLTVHHSKFCLSKHAYFEPLENAKRAAKESGKPVLMPEIGEVMYLDEPAGIIFNDT; this is translated from the coding sequence ATGGTTACGGCAATCTTTTTTTCGGTATTCTTTCTGATTTGTAATGTGGGCGCATTGTTCCTTGGTCAGCCTAGTTTCGGGAAAATCCCGCATGGCGCGCGCCTCGAACGAATCAAGCAGTCCCCGCATTACGACGGTAAGCAGTTCGTGAACGAAGAAGAAACGCTCTTTATGACCGGAAACAAGAGCACGCTTGCCGTATGGCGGGAGTTCATGTTCAACACTAAACAGCAAACGGTTCCGGACACCGCCCTACCTGCTATCAAGACTGACCTGAAAAAACTGCCCGGCGATAAGGATTGGGTCGTTTGGTTTGGCCATTCGTCTTACCTTTTGAACCTTTCCGGCAAAAAAATCTTGGTAGATCCCGTATTTTATAAGGGGTCTCCAGTGAGTTTTGCGAACAAAATGTTCAAGGGTACAGATATCTATAAACCTGCCGATATGCCGGATATTGATTACTTGGTGATTACGCATGATCATTGGGATCATTTGGATTATGAAACCGTTGTGGAATTGGAACCGCGCGTCAAGAAGGTGGTTACGGCACTCGGTGTCGGTTCGCATCTGGAATATTGGCATTACCCTGTTGAAAAACTTCTAGAATTCGACTGGTGGGAATCTATGGACCTTGGCGACGGCAACCGCGTCACGGCAACTCCGGCAAGGCATTTTTCGGGTCGAGACCTGAACAAGAACAAGACCTTTTGGGCGTCGTTTATCTATGAATCGCCAAAACGTACTGTCTGGATTGGCGGCGACGGCGGTTACGGCAAGCATTTCAAGCAGATTGGCGAAAAGTTCCAGAATATCGATTTGGGCATTATGGAAAATGGCCAGTACAATCCGGACTGGGCGCAAATCCATACCATGCCGGAATATTTGGGCAAAGAAATGACGGAACTTGGCGCTAAGCGCTACCTCACCGTTCATCACTCAAAATTCTGCCTGAGCAAACACGCTTACTTTGAACCGCTCGAAAATGCAAAGCGGGCCGCCAAGGAATCTGGCAAGCCCGTGCTGATGCCGGAAATCGGCGAAGTCATGTATTTGGACGAACCCGCCGGTATAATTTTTAACGATACCTAG
- a CDS encoding LysR family transcriptional regulator codes for MTLQQLKYAIAIADTRNITEASKRVFISQPSLTAAIHDLEEEMGVTIFNRSNKGVTITNEGDEFLSYARQVLEQATLMEDRYKGGKSGNTIFSVSCQHYSFAVNAFVDVIRKFGGPSYDFTLRETQTNEIIDDIAKLKSEIGVLYLSDKNEKVIKKLIQKNNLVFEELFATPLHVFMSSKNPLAKKEKITLEDLKPYPYLTYEQGDFNSFYFAEEPLTAIDFDCPRNIKVRDRATLFNLLIGLDGYTICSGVISHKLNGRNIIARQLDVHDKMTIGYVMRKGVTPSRYAKAYIAALLRHCK; via the coding sequence ATGACTTTACAACAACTTAAGTACGCCATCGCCATCGCCGATACGCGCAATATTACCGAAGCATCCAAGCGCGTATTCATCTCGCAACCGAGCCTTACGGCGGCCATTCATGACCTCGAAGAAGAAATGGGCGTCACCATCTTTAACCGCTCCAATAAAGGCGTCACGATCACTAACGAGGGTGATGAATTCCTCTCTTACGCCAGGCAAGTTTTGGAACAAGCGACCCTCATGGAAGACCGTTACAAGGGTGGCAAAAGTGGCAACACCATCTTCTCCGTGAGCTGTCAGCATTACTCTTTTGCGGTCAACGCATTCGTCGATGTCATCCGTAAATTCGGCGGTCCGAGCTACGATTTTACGCTCCGAGAGACCCAAACAAATGAAATTATTGACGATATTGCGAAGCTAAAAAGCGAAATTGGGGTACTTTATTTGAGCGATAAGAACGAAAAAGTCATCAAAAAACTGATTCAAAAGAACAATTTGGTCTTTGAAGAGCTCTTTGCGACCCCCTTGCACGTGTTTATGTCGTCTAAAAACCCGCTCGCCAAGAAAGAAAAAATCACATTGGAAGACTTGAAGCCGTATCCGTACCTGACCTACGAACAAGGCGATTTCAATTCCTTCTACTTTGCCGAAGAGCCCCTAACCGCCATTGATTTCGATTGCCCGCGCAATATCAAGGTCCGCGACCGCGCCACGCTTTTCAACCTACTTATCGGCCTTGACGGCTACACCATTTGCTCCGGCGTGATCAGCCACAAGCTCAACGGCCGCAACATTATCGCAAGGCAACTCGACGTTCACGACAAAATGACCATCGGTTACGTGATGCGAAAAGGCGTAACGCCGTCGCGCTACGCCAAAGCCTACATTGCCGCACTCCTGCGACACTGCAAATAA
- a CDS encoding alpha/beta hydrolase, whose amino-acid sequence MHYLIVPGLNNSGPNHWQTFWTKSLPSASRVYQHCWDKPQKEDWIATLDEAVRQLKGDTILVSHSLGVVTTALWLLRAKQQGNLPANIKGAFLVAPADADTVDVIKNFAPMPTEKMPVPVCIVGSENDPYMTPERTKFFAEAWGAKLFNAGALGHINSDSNLGEWVQGRAFLAEFEKGLSL is encoded by the coding sequence ATGCACTACTTGATTGTTCCCGGTTTAAATAATTCTGGCCCGAACCATTGGCAAACTTTTTGGACCAAAAGCCTGCCTAGCGCAAGCCGAGTCTATCAGCATTGCTGGGATAAGCCCCAAAAAGAGGATTGGATTGCGACACTCGATGAAGCTGTCCGCCAGCTGAAGGGCGACACGATTCTGGTTTCACATAGTCTGGGCGTCGTAACGACGGCTCTCTGGCTTTTACGTGCGAAACAGCAAGGGAATCTTCCGGCGAATATCAAGGGGGCCTTCCTTGTGGCTCCTGCCGATGCCGACACGGTTGATGTCATCAAGAACTTTGCTCCGATGCCTACCGAAAAAATGCCGGTGCCCGTTTGCATTGTGGGGAGCGAAAACGACCCGTACATGACGCCCGAGCGTACGAAATTCTTTGCCGAGGCGTGGGGCGCAAAGTTGTTTAATGCAGGCGCGCTAGGGCACATCAATTCCGATTCAAATTTGGGCGAATGGGTGCAGGGACGTGCATTTTTAGCCGAATTCGAAAAGGGCTTGTCGCTATAG
- a CDS encoding caspase family protein, with protein MKKILGKILFCDFLSGSAIFCLVCLVAILAAASNAHAAANSGEIAINRYVFAVSANNGGKGRPVLRYAESDARAFANVLSQMGGVPKQNVYRVTEPSVASLQSQLESLDKKLQSAKSAKGADANSREEVLVYYSGHADEKGLRLGEEIYSWKEFRKRVDALNADVKIAVIDACGSGAITRAKGGVAVPAFMVDKSSDMKGYAFITSSTQDESSQESDKLKGSFFTHSLVSGLRGAGDASGDGKVTLSEAYQFAFNETLQKTEATMGGAQHPSRDMNLAGTGDVVMTDLRSTSAGLELDENVDGHLFIRDEKGELVAELYKKSGRAMSLGFPAGKYSVRLERPAEYKEASITLYDNNRARLGKKQFTAVAVEKTALRGEIKSERSCANGDTAKCSLDSLDRNGVSRTTFGFYDRDKDPRKGVQLGLFATKTKDYMVGSQVSLFVNSASKDMRGIQITGILNIANENIDGAQISGAVNYAESVDGLQLSYINWASEKSEGAQIGFVNAALDTMRYLQLGFVNASEYSKTNVGFVNTNMGSKVQVGFVDVAKDADVQVGFTNVAVNSRVGVGFVNATAWEGGTQVGYVNVAPKSKGRQVGFVNVCLECEKTPVGFISVVGNGVWSATTSLNEMGALDLSLHLGTAYFYTAFEWARPFEKGEGFKRFEDRYESGYGIGTQFGKYGNHFELEYMFLNAFENVAFSGENNYNYHHRLRLGFVHKLFPGLGLTVGGSLNWATIGDADEIWLKPWNNYHDDFGSEKHKARWWPGFYSGITVGRF; from the coding sequence ATGAAAAAGATTTTGGGTAAGATTTTATTCTGCGATTTTTTGTCGGGCTCTGCCATTTTCTGCCTGGTGTGCCTGGTGGCGATTTTGGCGGCTGCAAGCAATGCCCATGCCGCTGCGAATTCCGGCGAGATCGCGATTAACCGTTACGTGTTCGCGGTGAGTGCGAATAACGGCGGTAAGGGCCGCCCGGTGCTGCGTTATGCCGAAAGCGATGCCCGCGCCTTTGCGAATGTGCTTTCGCAGATGGGTGGCGTGCCCAAGCAGAATGTGTACCGCGTGACGGAACCGAGTGTGGCCTCGTTGCAGAGCCAGCTGGAATCTCTTGATAAAAAGTTGCAGTCTGCAAAGTCTGCGAAGGGCGCCGACGCTAATTCCCGCGAAGAAGTGCTGGTGTATTACAGCGGTCACGCCGACGAAAAGGGACTGCGCCTCGGTGAAGAAATTTATAGCTGGAAAGAATTCCGCAAGCGTGTGGATGCCTTGAATGCCGACGTGAAGATTGCCGTGATTGACGCTTGCGGCTCGGGTGCTATTACCCGCGCGAAGGGCGGTGTCGCTGTGCCGGCGTTCATGGTCGACAAAAGCAGCGACATGAAAGGCTACGCCTTTATCACCAGCAGCACTCAAGATGAATCTAGCCAGGAAAGCGACAAACTCAAGGGTTCCTTCTTTACGCATTCGCTGGTGAGCGGCCTTCGCGGCGCAGGCGATGCGAGCGGTGACGGCAAGGTGACGCTTTCTGAAGCTTACCAGTTCGCCTTCAATGAAACTCTCCAGAAGACCGAAGCCACCATGGGTGGCGCCCAGCACCCCAGCCGCGACATGAACTTGGCGGGCACCGGGGATGTGGTGATGACGGATTTGCGCAGCACGAGCGCAGGCTTGGAATTGGACGAGAATGTAGACGGTCACTTGTTCATTCGCGACGAAAAGGGTGAACTTGTCGCCGAACTTTACAAGAAATCTGGTCGCGCCATGAGCCTCGGGTTCCCTGCCGGCAAGTACAGCGTACGCTTGGAACGTCCTGCCGAATATAAGGAAGCGTCGATCACGCTTTATGACAACAACCGTGCGCGTCTCGGCAAAAAGCAGTTCACGGCGGTCGCTGTCGAAAAGACGGCTCTTCGCGGCGAAATCAAGAGCGAACGTTCTTGCGCTAATGGCGATACGGCAAAATGCTCCCTGGATTCGCTTGACCGCAACGGAGTTTCCCGCACAACGTTTGGTTTTTACGATCGCGACAAGGATCCGCGCAAGGGCGTGCAATTGGGTCTCTTTGCCACCAAGACGAAAGACTACATGGTCGGTTCGCAGGTGAGCTTGTTTGTGAACAGCGCAAGTAAAGATATGCGAGGCATTCAAATAACAGGTATCTTGAATATCGCGAACGAAAATATTGACGGCGCGCAGATTTCGGGTGCCGTGAACTATGCCGAAAGCGTTGATGGTTTGCAGCTATCCTATATCAACTGGGCGTCTGAAAAATCCGAAGGTGCGCAGATCGGTTTTGTGAACGCCGCTCTCGATACCATGCGATACTTGCAGCTGGGTTTTGTGAATGCTTCTGAATACAGCAAGACTAATGTTGGCTTTGTGAACACAAATATGGGCTCCAAAGTGCAGGTGGGCTTTGTCGATGTCGCTAAGGACGCCGATGTTCAGGTGGGCTTTACGAACGTGGCGGTCAATTCCCGTGTAGGCGTGGGCTTTGTGAATGCCACGGCTTGGGAAGGCGGCACGCAGGTGGGCTATGTGAATGTGGCTCCCAAGTCCAAGGGTCGCCAGGTGGGTTTTGTGAACGTATGCTTGGAATGCGAAAAGACTCCGGTCGGCTTTATTAGCGTGGTGGGTAACGGCGTATGGTCTGCAACTACATCCTTGAATGAAATGGGTGCTCTGGATCTTTCGCTCCACTTGGGTACAGCTTATTTCTACACCGCCTTTGAATGGGCTCGTCCCTTTGAAAAGGGTGAAGGATTCAAACGCTTTGAAGACCGCTACGAAAGCGGTTACGGTATCGGTACGCAGTTCGGCAAGTACGGCAACCACTTTGAGTTGGAATACATGTTCCTGAATGCCTTCGAAAATGTTGCTTTCAGCGGTGAAAACAATTACAATTACCACCACCGCCTGCGCTTGGGCTTTGTACATAAGCTGTTCCCAGGGTTAGGCCTTACGGTGGGTGGCTCGCTGAACTGGGCGACGATTGGCGATGCGGACGAGATTTGGCTCAAGCCTTGGAACAACTACCACGACGATTTTGGTAGCGAAAAGCATAAGGCTCGTTGGTGGCCCGGCTTCTACTCGGGCATTACTGTGGGAAGATTCTAA
- a CDS encoding sigma-70 family RNA polymerase sigma factor, with protein MAFSKLYEAYAPMVYRRCVFLLKDDAEAKDMVQNVFLRVYERMDTLDLSQPSSLLWNTATRLCLNRIRDKKRRGLDCDSSELLLTIACAEEDDGYEAKGLLAKIFSKEQESTRTIATLHYVDGMTLEETAETVGLSVSGVRKRLRTLQAKIKNLEVER; from the coding sequence ATGGCTTTTTCGAAACTGTACGAGGCATATGCCCCGATGGTTTACAGACGCTGTGTCTTTTTGCTCAAGGACGATGCCGAAGCCAAAGACATGGTGCAAAATGTGTTTTTGCGTGTATACGAGCGCATGGACACCTTGGATCTTTCGCAGCCGTCGAGTTTGTTGTGGAATACGGCAACCAGACTTTGCCTGAACCGTATTCGCGACAAGAAACGCCGCGGGCTTGATTGTGATTCGAGCGAACTCTTGCTCACCATCGCCTGCGCCGAAGAAGATGACGGTTATGAGGCCAAGGGCCTTTTGGCAAAGATTTTCTCGAAGGAGCAGGAATCGACCCGCACGATTGCGACGCTGCATTATGTAGACGGCATGACTCTGGAAGAAACTGCTGAAACTGTTGGACTTTCGGTGAGTGGCGTGCGCAAGCGTTTGCGTACCCTGCAAGCCAAGATCAAGAATCTGGAGGTTGAAAGATGA
- the mnmA gene encoding tRNA 2-thiouridine(34) synthase MnmA yields MTKKVAVGLSGGVDSALSAYLLQKQGYDVVGLTMATWDGSVNMPAVEGREGCYGPSEDKNIEEAKLVADRLGIPHYVVPVADEYKTKVLDYFRAEYRAGRTPNPCVRCNQSIKFGALHLAARKMGIEFDYFATGHYARLDFKNENEPFLYRALDTGKDQTYFLSRLSAEQLSTVLFPLGGMHKQDVKALAAEIGWEDFATKRESQDFIECGDYSVLFEESDQVPGDFVDVSGKVLGRHKGIVNYTVGQRKGLNIGGQKEPLFVVAIDAAKNQVILGPRSALSCIQVSAIDLNLMINENSPLLRGPLDAHIRLGHKGSPAKILDLERGRIRVEFETPQFAAAPGQVLVLYAGDGVVASAIIDK; encoded by the coding sequence ATGACAAAAAAAGTGGCAGTCGGTTTATCGGGCGGTGTAGATTCCGCCCTTTCGGCGTACCTGTTGCAAAAGCAGGGGTACGATGTGGTGGGCCTCACCATGGCAACGTGGGACGGCTCGGTGAATATGCCTGCGGTAGAAGGTCGTGAAGGCTGCTACGGCCCGAGCGAAGACAAAAATATTGAAGAAGCGAAATTGGTGGCAGATCGCTTGGGAATCCCGCATTATGTGGTTCCTGTCGCCGACGAATATAAAACCAAGGTGCTGGATTATTTCCGCGCCGAATACCGCGCTGGCCGTACGCCGAACCCGTGCGTGCGCTGCAATCAGTCTATCAAGTTTGGCGCATTGCATTTGGCCGCCCGCAAAATGGGAATTGAATTCGATTATTTTGCCACCGGGCATTATGCGCGCCTTGATTTCAAAAACGAGAATGAACCCTTTTTGTATCGCGCCCTGGATACGGGCAAGGACCAGACTTATTTTCTGTCGCGCCTCTCGGCGGAGCAACTTTCGACGGTGCTTTTCCCGCTGGGCGGTATGCACAAGCAAGATGTAAAGGCTCTCGCCGCTGAAATCGGCTGGGAAGATTTTGCTACCAAGCGCGAAAGCCAGGATTTTATCGAATGCGGTGATTACTCGGTGCTGTTCGAAGAATCGGACCAGGTGCCGGGCGATTTCGTGGATGTGAGCGGCAAGGTGCTTGGCCGCCACAAGGGAATCGTGAATTATACCGTGGGCCAGCGCAAGGGCTTGAACATTGGCGGCCAAAAGGAACCGCTTTTTGTGGTGGCCATTGACGCCGCCAAGAATCAGGTGATTCTCGGCCCCCGCAGCGCTCTTTCCTGCATTCAAGTTTCTGCCATTGACTTAAACTTGATGATCAACGAAAACTCGCCACTGCTTAGGGGACCGCTAGACGCCCACATTCGCTTGGGCCACAAGGGTTCTCCGGCAAAGATTCTTGACTTGGAGCGGGGCCGCATTCGCGTGGAATTCGAAACCCCGCAATTCGCTGCCGCCCCCGGCCAGGTGCTGGTGCTTTACGCTGGCGATGGTGTGGTCGCCTCGGCGATTATCGATAAGTAA
- the metE gene encoding 5-methyltetrahydropteroyltriglutamate--homocysteine S-methyltransferase, with protein sequence MSNKKTSVIGFPRIGKARELKFASEKFFKGEISEAELQNVAAEIRQYGWQKQKAAGIDFIPSNDFSFYDNVLDTAFLFGIVPERYKSLNLSTLEKYFAAAHGYQGEKGDVKALPMKKWFNTNYHYIVPEIDDASEFKVDGSKPVQEFNEAKAAGIQTVPTLIGAYTFLRLARYNGQKKAKDFAASAVAAYAKVAELLAAAGAEWISFAEPALVFDVTAEEKELFKSIYVELVKKVRAAGLKVALQTYFGDIRDVYQDVVALGFDAIGLDFVEGLKSLELIKSGFPKNTLLLAGVVNGKNIWRADYAQKNALLAEIVSAVGAENVVVGTSCSLLHVPYTVAAEQKLSADILKHFAFAEEKLVELAEIASGDAAALAKNKALFATPRVQANAKVQAELAALTAADFERKPSRLKRREVQKAEFKLPAFPTTTIGSFPQTAEVRANRAAFRKGEISKKQYVEFNRKKIAECIKLQEEIGLDVIVHGEFERNDMVEYFGSKIDGFVFTQNAWVQSYGTRCVKPPVVWGDVSRSAPITVEWSVYAQSCTKKPVKGMLTGPVTILNWSFPREDVSLKVQAQEIGFAIRDEVLDLEKNGIRIIQIDEAALREKLPLRKSDWHKEYLDWAIPAFRLVHAKVKPETQIHTHMCYSEFNDIVRDIDNMDADVITFEASRSDLKLLDALNEAKFETQVGPGVYDIHSPRVPSEQEIVDALHKIIAKVPQENVWVNPDCGLKTRGETETTASLKNLVAAAKKLRAE encoded by the coding sequence ATGAGCAATAAAAAAACATCTGTAATTGGTTTCCCGCGTATCGGTAAGGCCCGTGAACTCAAGTTTGCAAGCGAAAAGTTCTTTAAGGGTGAAATCTCCGAAGCTGAACTCCAGAACGTCGCCGCCGAAATCCGTCAGTATGGTTGGCAGAAGCAGAAGGCCGCAGGTATCGACTTTATTCCGTCGAACGACTTCTCTTTCTATGATAACGTTCTCGACACTGCATTCTTGTTCGGCATTGTTCCGGAACGTTACAAAAGCCTGAACTTGAGCACGCTCGAAAAGTATTTCGCAGCCGCTCACGGTTACCAGGGTGAAAAGGGCGACGTGAAGGCGCTCCCCATGAAGAAGTGGTTTAACACGAACTACCACTACATTGTTCCGGAAATCGATGACGCTTCTGAATTCAAGGTGGATGGTTCCAAGCCGGTGCAGGAATTCAACGAAGCAAAGGCTGCCGGAATCCAGACCGTGCCGACTTTGATTGGCGCCTACACGTTCCTCCGCTTGGCCCGCTACAACGGCCAAAAGAAGGCTAAGGATTTCGCCGCCTCTGCAGTCGCTGCCTACGCGAAGGTCGCCGAATTGCTCGCCGCTGCCGGTGCCGAATGGATCAGCTTCGCCGAACCCGCTTTGGTGTTTGACGTGACCGCCGAAGAAAAGGAACTTTTTAAATCTATTTATGTGGAACTCGTCAAGAAGGTGCGTGCCGCAGGCCTCAAGGTTGCCTTGCAGACTTACTTTGGTGATATCCGCGATGTGTACCAGGATGTGGTTGCTCTCGGTTTCGATGCCATCGGTCTTGATTTTGTGGAAGGCCTCAAGTCGCTGGAACTCATCAAGTCTGGTTTCCCGAAGAATACGCTCCTGCTCGCCGGCGTCGTGAACGGCAAGAATATCTGGCGTGCCGATTACGCACAGAAGAATGCCTTGCTCGCCGAAATCGTGAGTGCTGTCGGTGCAGAAAACGTAGTGGTCGGAACTTCTTGCTCGCTGTTGCATGTGCCGTATACGGTTGCTGCTGAACAGAAACTCTCGGCCGACATTCTCAAGCATTTCGCCTTCGCTGAAGAGAAGCTCGTTGAACTTGCTGAAATTGCAAGCGGTGATGCTGCCGCTCTCGCAAAGAATAAGGCTCTGTTCGCCACCCCGCGTGTGCAGGCGAACGCCAAGGTACAGGCGGAACTTGCCGCCCTCACCGCCGCTGATTTCGAACGCAAACCGAGCCGCCTCAAGCGCCGCGAAGTGCAGAAGGCTGAATTCAAACTGCCCGCATTCCCCACGACTACCATCGGGTCTTTCCCGCAGACGGCCGAAGTCCGCGCAAACCGCGCCGCCTTCCGCAAGGGTGAAATTTCCAAGAAACAGTATGTGGAATTCAACCGCAAAAAGATTGCCGAATGCATCAAGCTGCAAGAAGAAATCGGCCTCGACGTGATTGTGCACGGTGAATTCGAACGCAACGACATGGTGGAATATTTCGGCTCGAAGATTGACGGATTCGTGTTTACGCAGAATGCCTGGGTGCAGAGCTACGGCACCCGTTGCGTGAAGCCGCCTGTAGTTTGGGGCGACGTGAGTCGCAGCGCCCCGATTACGGTCGAATGGTCCGTATACGCCCAGAGCTGCACCAAGAAACCGGTGAAGGGCATGCTCACGGGCCCGGTGACGATTCTCAACTGGTCGTTCCCGCGCGAAGATGTTTCGCTGAAGGTGCAGGCACAGGAAATCGGTTTCGCTATCCGCGACGAAGTCCTGGACCTCGAAAAGAACGGCATTCGCATTATCCAGATTGACGAAGCCGCCCTCCGCGAAAAGCTGCCGCTCCGCAAGAGCGATTGGCACAAGGAATACCTCGACTGGGCAATCCCCGCATTCCGCCTGGTGCATGCGAAGGTCAAGCCCGAAACGCAAATCCACACGCACATGTGTTATAGCGAATTCAACGACATCGTGCGCGATATTGATAACATGGATGCTGACGTGATCACCTTCGAGGCAAGCCGTTCCGACCTCAAGCTGCTTGACGCCCTGAACGAAGCCAAGTTCGAAACGCAGGTGGGGCCGGGCGTGTATGACATTCACTCTCCGCGCGTGCCCTCGGAACAGGAAATTGTGGATGCGCTCCACAAGATTATCGCGAAGGTCCCGCAAGAAAACGTGTGGGTGAACCCCGATTGCGGCCTCAAGACCCGCGGCGAAACCGAAACCACGGCAAGCCTCAAGAACCTTGTGGCAGCCGCAAAGAAACTGCGCGCCGAATAA